The window CTCTCCGGCTGCTACCCGAAGAGCCAGGTGTACGGCGTGGGGAACGAGGGGGGGCTGGTCTTCAACGTGAACCCGCCCGAGGCCGAGGTCGTGGTCGACGGGGTGTCGCAGGGCGCCGCGTCCTCCTTCACCGAGGACCGGTACCTGAAGGTGTCCGCGGGAAAACATCTCCTGGAGCTGCGGCTTCCCGGGTACGAGACGCATTCGCGGGAGGTCTACGTTTCGAACTCGCTGCTGCGGATCGAGACGGGACTCGTGAGGAAATAGGCGGGGCCGGGGGCTACTTCCGCCCCCACCAGCTCTTCAGGCGGTCGGCGATCACCTTCTCGTGGCCCGCCTCGGACGGCTCGTAATATTTCCTGCGCCCGAGCGTCTCGGGGAAGTAGTTCTCCGCCACGAACCCGTCGGCGAAGTCGTGCGGGTACTTGTACTCCTTTCCGTATCCCAGATCCTTCATCAGCCGGGTGGGCGCGTTGCGGATGTGGAGCGGGACCGGGTGGCTCCCGCCGGCCTCCACGTCCGCGGCCGCCTTCTTCCACGCGATGTACGTCCGGTTGCTCTTGGGCGCCGTGGCCAGGTACACCGCCGCCTGCGCCAGCGCCAGCTCCCCCTCGGGACTCCCCAGCGTCCGGTACGCCTCCGCCGCGGCCAGCGTGACCTGCAGCGCCCCCGGGGCGGCGTTCCCCACATCCTCGGAGGCGAACCGGATCATCCGCCGGGCGACGTAGAGCGGGTCCTCGCCCGCCGCGAGCATCCTCGCCAGCCAGTACAGCGCGGCGTCCGGGTCCGATCCGCGCAAGCTCTTGTG of the Deltaproteobacteria bacterium genome contains:
- a CDS encoding PEGA domain-containing protein: MGKTNVRRISVLVATGALLFAALLSGCYPKSQVYGVGNEGGLVFNVNPPEAEVVVDGVSQGAASSFTEDRYLKVSAGKHLLELRLPGYETHSREVYVSNSLLRIETGLVRK
- a CDS encoding replication-associated recombination protein A, with translation EAAVAIAEHKGLSAVDRATAEEALRRKALLYDKDGEEHYNLISALHKSLRGSDPDAALYWLARMLAAGEDPLYVARRMIRFASEDVGNAAPGALQVTLAAAEAYRTLGSPEGELALAQAAVYLATAPKSNRTYIAWKKAAADVEAGGSHPVPLHIRNAPTRLMKDLGYGKEYKYPHDFADGFVAENYFPETLGRRKYYEPSEAGHEKVIADRLKSWWGRK